One window of Cohnella hashimotonis genomic DNA carries:
- a CDS encoding beta-galactosidase: MSKADFVGAQTFPVGMWVPPPASEISVERYKEIRDGGFTFVIGFREIEDGEETVIKALDCAEANGLKYLVSDPRVKNLALSELSEMGPLVAPYSAHPAYMGHLFFDEPGAEEFERLAALADNYYAHVPDGLAYVNLLPTYAKPPMWGTDTYADYVERFLSTFKPKVLSYDHYPLLMNKNKPDYFANLWSISEACRRHDVPFWLFIQTLSFNGKYREPNEAELRWQVNLSLAFGAVGIQYFTYWSPDDWNNETFGEALIRKDGSRTEQYDRVKRINEELAVVGQVLQSLRPEGILVRGEIPDGVERVLPSFGPVAGLEGDPVVAGCFSADGEPDSLFVVNLSHDNQAESIIVFDQAPSVTIRLEPGAGKLIRLRETNGA; encoded by the coding sequence ATGAGCAAAGCTGATTTTGTCGGCGCGCAAACTTTTCCGGTCGGAATGTGGGTGCCGCCTCCGGCATCCGAGATTTCCGTCGAGCGATACAAGGAGATCCGCGACGGCGGGTTTACTTTTGTAATCGGATTCAGGGAAATCGAGGATGGCGAAGAGACGGTGATCAAGGCGCTCGATTGCGCCGAGGCGAACGGCCTCAAGTACCTGGTCAGCGATCCGCGAGTAAAAAACCTGGCATTGTCCGAGTTATCGGAAATGGGACCGCTCGTCGCTCCTTATTCCGCGCATCCCGCCTATATGGGGCACTTATTCTTCGACGAACCGGGCGCCGAAGAATTCGAACGGTTGGCCGCGCTTGCCGACAACTATTACGCGCATGTGCCCGACGGCCTGGCGTACGTCAATTTGCTGCCCACCTATGCGAAGCCGCCGATGTGGGGAACGGATACATACGCGGATTATGTGGAGCGATTCCTCAGCACGTTTAAGCCGAAAGTGTTGTCGTACGACCATTATCCTTTGCTCATGAATAAGAACAAACCGGACTACTTTGCGAACCTATGGTCGATTAGCGAAGCGTGCCGCCGGCACGACGTGCCGTTTTGGCTTTTCATTCAGACGCTGTCGTTCAACGGCAAATACAGGGAACCGAATGAAGCGGAGCTGCGTTGGCAGGTCAATCTGAGTCTCGCCTTCGGCGCCGTGGGAATCCAATACTTCACCTACTGGTCGCCCGACGATTGGAACAACGAGACGTTCGGGGAAGCGCTCATCCGCAAGGACGGCTCCAGAACCGAACAGTACGACCGCGTCAAGCGAATCAACGAAGAGCTGGCCGTCGTCGGTCAGGTGCTGCAGTCTTTGCGGCCGGAAGGCATTCTCGTGCGCGGGGAGATTCCGGACGGCGTCGAGCGCGTGTTGCCGTCCTTCGGACCGGTGGCCGGGCTGGAAGGGGACCCGGTCGTCGCGGGCTGCTTCTCCGCCGACGGGGAGCCCGATTCGTTGTTCGTGGTCAACCTCAGTCACGATAATCAGGCCGAATCGATTATTGTCTTTGATCAGGCGCCTTCGGTGACGATCCGCCTCGAACCGGGCGCGGGCAAGCTGATTCGGCTGCGGGAGACAAACGGAGCGTAG
- a CDS encoding HEAT repeat domain-containing protein, translating to MSIDEANKELPPNYEELKGAANRTSSWRERLKAVEELGQWNTPKTIDVLKHRLNNDTVYLVQEAAYRMLKQWGEDVQPPTRKTGDLIKGVNKILVRIKKSLPAGHSFEEFKEKLKKMRLDVYDAYEGERGADFDAWLEKVWASL from the coding sequence TTGAGCATAGATGAAGCAAATAAAGAGCTGCCTCCGAATTATGAAGAGCTGAAAGGAGCCGCGAATCGGACGTCCAGCTGGAGAGAACGTTTGAAAGCGGTAGAAGAGCTGGGTCAGTGGAACACGCCTAAAACGATCGATGTGCTCAAGCACAGATTAAACAACGACACGGTCTACCTCGTTCAAGAGGCCGCGTACCGTATGCTTAAGCAGTGGGGCGAAGACGTTCAACCGCCGACTCGGAAAACGGGCGATTTGATCAAGGGCGTCAACAAAATCCTGGTGCGCATTAAAAAAAGCTTGCCTGCTGGCCATTCCTTTGAAGAATTTAAAGAGAAGCTGAAGAAGATGAGACTCGACGTCTATGACGCCTATGAAGGCGAAAGAGGCGCTGATTTTGATGCGTGGCTGGAAAAAGTGTGGGCTTCGTTATAA
- a CDS encoding S-layer homology domain-containing protein, with product MKKKMLSFLVALTMAGSVPAYAATDPVTDPPVVRTTFQTAAAGDNESAHVLADSVMVYVGEPASIQSKVSAWANRGYQVDVMMALNRDMNYYKRGLYDGVEHEDEIQKDKSGNLITHSTSVDVPYMVPTENWNNFIYSMAKTSIDAGARRIVFEEPDVFIKSGYSDAFKREWLAYYRENWVDPSSSKEAEFKSQKLKVYLCYRALKEVSERIKAYDPDVKVLVASHTAISYLMYGITTSNYDYYNIPTIDGYIAQVWSDTALVPVPTNGTSERRVFESAYIDYSSFAHLKLDDDGKQLYALADPKADTPGYSWTEYEQFYKTTIAAQLMQPQFKQFEVVPWSERGFAQAPGTYKTIQTNVYRALQDMYDKSATIEAGTQGIGILYSDTISQMSTVGAVPSFYGPMVPLVAKGIPLQVIPAETLTRPHALADTKVLFVSYDDWKAIEGNAGAGNGTGAKVNDALRDWVKAGGVLVYTGGSGSTDQLNEWWTEKNLSSPKQDLWNKLALNVTGERASDGANDVALQASGGIGAFGGRSSINVPKRFTVTSAELGPGATSLYAANGRSVAYEQAVEQGKVIVVGVSPDYFASSPVASQLIRDIAKYAVEQAGGTYAEANLLKSVRGPYTTIQVMDRPEQLQLQGAYIDLFDDRLQVVTGMTEMQPRTNAMLYDINDRDAVKPEVLFASGDLTDVVESATETGYKLAGTPNSRASARLGAPAGLYPETVTATDAANEPVTVSTEWENSSRTLLIRHDHQKQGVTIRVRWSSTPVPDSSPVDFAEKRVETNQNDRDAAYKVRYTGGQHPDFRYTDHDQELVYKFDVRQYPQASLMLEIANNYVISVSGDDAAWTELFRADLDDNGEPVVGGANKGVRRIGNLAQYANADGEVYVKMTNADPSRGYGPVMYSFTLSYEERIAPFIVRANDTLNIQPGETKALELAVTNRDTAAHQVAMSILPTVKDTLSFVPESAAEGDYLVENAGSAISGGARYADGTNYFVYKIPVPQDLGNPVLKLALSNRFEVSLSSDGTNWNVVDYEPDSAVEGSTNNRERSYPVGGYQGDVGSVYVKIGDHYGRGWGGMLHRLTLSGDSEPELAIAFPDNNLEIQPHQTRTIRVQVTPNTDIASSSPQQPIRLSAGEIGVDYMLPININFVKPVYAGNWASSPITVDGVVNESEWSDAKDIVINQRDPDLLRYGALWGNTGTINAKYRLKWDDKNLYVLEQREDSEFLFTETGANMFSSTASMLFLDIDRNKSGAAYRSGDYAVLFTAGGPDSQPHVFMRQGEDGGVQQYPLTDAAIQSTIDPEAHKYVLEMAIPWDALQTTPFVPDNDRLVGMSMLATRKLSGDVWGQLMWMGNGDDQANWADMKLVGKPAPEIPPTAPVVASKQQTVTEADLKNAKDGLISIQVMENKESVLLPTNIADLIGSNRLQIAQNHMTISFSKAQLQSIQGAATGSQANGAQIRISAANIPDEKVATIVQGLNKGSVHVAAASDVIDFQLNVVAGDGSVLPVTALAEPLTLTLKVNPDANPGLLGAYEVAADGTMTYIGGTLSNGVMAFKVDHAAHYAVLAYDKSFSDVSAGFWAGEAIKNMVAKHVIEGVSDTRFDPQGNITRAEFAAMIARALTLKAVNNATFNDVDAAKWYADSVAAVYEAGIVLGRSAALFAPNDTITREEMAAIAIRAYEYRKGKEGAVAAADSFADMAQISVWAQNAAHKARELGFLDGRGNNRFAPKEKLTRAEGAQVLAKMLAGLQS from the coding sequence ATGAAGAAAAAGATGTTGAGTTTTTTGGTAGCGCTAACAATGGCGGGGTCTGTACCTGCTTATGCGGCAACGGATCCCGTGACCGACCCGCCGGTCGTGCGTACGACATTCCAGACGGCGGCGGCAGGGGACAATGAGAGCGCCCACGTATTGGCGGATTCGGTGATGGTTTATGTAGGCGAGCCTGCGTCGATCCAGTCGAAGGTTTCGGCTTGGGCTAACCGGGGATATCAAGTGGATGTGATGATGGCTTTAAATCGGGACATGAATTATTACAAACGGGGGCTCTATGACGGCGTAGAACACGAGGACGAAATTCAGAAGGATAAGAGCGGGAATCTCATCACCCACTCGACCAGCGTCGATGTCCCTTATATGGTGCCGACGGAGAATTGGAATAACTTCATTTATTCCATGGCGAAGACGAGTATTGATGCAGGCGCCAGACGGATTGTGTTCGAGGAGCCGGACGTGTTCATCAAATCCGGCTATTCCGACGCGTTTAAACGAGAGTGGCTGGCTTATTACCGGGAAAATTGGGTGGATCCTTCTTCCTCGAAGGAAGCGGAGTTCAAATCGCAAAAGCTCAAAGTATATTTGTGCTATCGTGCGCTTAAAGAAGTATCCGAACGAATCAAGGCGTACGATCCGGACGTCAAAGTATTGGTGGCCTCGCATACGGCGATCAGCTACCTCATGTACGGGATCACGACGTCAAACTATGACTATTACAACATCCCGACGATCGACGGTTATATTGCGCAGGTATGGAGCGATACCGCGCTTGTGCCGGTTCCGACGAACGGGACGAGCGAACGGCGGGTTTTTGAATCCGCTTACATCGATTACTCTTCTTTTGCCCATTTAAAATTGGACGATGACGGCAAGCAGCTGTACGCGTTGGCCGACCCGAAGGCCGATACGCCGGGATATAGCTGGACGGAGTACGAGCAGTTTTATAAAACGACCATTGCCGCGCAGCTGATGCAGCCGCAATTCAAACAGTTTGAAGTCGTGCCGTGGTCGGAGCGCGGCTTTGCGCAGGCGCCGGGGACTTATAAGACGATCCAAACCAATGTGTACCGGGCGCTGCAGGATATGTACGACAAATCCGCAACGATCGAGGCCGGTACGCAGGGGATCGGCATCTTGTATTCGGATACGATCTCGCAAATGTCGACCGTAGGCGCAGTCCCGTCCTTCTACGGCCCGATGGTTCCCTTGGTGGCCAAAGGCATACCGCTGCAGGTGATTCCGGCGGAAACGTTGACCAGGCCGCATGCTTTGGCCGATACGAAGGTGTTGTTCGTCAGCTATGACGATTGGAAAGCGATCGAAGGCAACGCGGGTGCCGGAAACGGCACGGGCGCTAAGGTGAACGACGCTTTACGCGACTGGGTGAAGGCCGGCGGCGTTCTGGTGTACACCGGGGGCTCCGGCAGTACGGACCAATTAAACGAGTGGTGGACGGAGAAGAATCTGTCTTCGCCGAAGCAGGATCTATGGAACAAGCTTGCGTTAAATGTAACGGGCGAGCGAGCTTCCGACGGTGCGAACGATGTCGCGCTGCAAGCCTCGGGCGGGATCGGCGCATTCGGCGGGCGTTCCTCGATCAACGTTCCGAAGCGATTTACGGTGACCTCGGCGGAGCTGGGCCCCGGCGCGACTTCGCTGTACGCGGCGAACGGCCGGTCCGTTGCTTATGAGCAAGCGGTCGAGCAAGGCAAGGTCATCGTCGTTGGCGTATCGCCCGATTACTTTGCTTCCAGCCCGGTGGCTTCCCAGCTCATCCGCGATATTGCGAAATATGCGGTGGAGCAAGCGGGCGGAACGTACGCCGAGGCGAATCTGTTGAAGTCCGTCCGCGGACCGTATACGACGATTCAAGTGATGGATCGGCCCGAGCAATTGCAATTGCAAGGCGCCTACATCGATCTGTTCGACGACCGGCTGCAGGTTGTTACAGGCATGACGGAGATGCAGCCCCGTACCAATGCGATGCTGTACGACATCAATGACAGAGATGCGGTTAAGCCTGAGGTGTTGTTCGCTAGCGGCGACCTGACGGATGTCGTGGAAAGCGCGACGGAAACCGGCTACAAGCTGGCCGGTACGCCGAATTCCCGTGCGAGCGCCAGACTGGGCGCGCCTGCCGGGCTGTATCCGGAGACGGTGACGGCAACGGATGCCGCAAACGAACCCGTAACCGTATCGACGGAATGGGAGAACAGCTCGAGGACGCTGCTGATCCGGCACGATCATCAGAAGCAAGGCGTGACCATTCGTGTTCGGTGGTCGAGCACACCGGTACCCGATTCTTCGCCGGTCGACTTTGCAGAGAAGCGCGTGGAGACGAATCAGAATGATCGTGACGCCGCCTATAAAGTCCGTTATACCGGCGGCCAGCACCCCGATTTTAGATATACGGACCACGATCAGGAGCTTGTTTATAAATTCGACGTCCGTCAATATCCGCAAGCCAGCCTGATGCTGGAGATCGCGAACAACTACGTCATCAGCGTCTCCGGCGACGATGCGGCCTGGACGGAGCTTTTCCGGGCGGACCTGGATGACAACGGAGAACCGGTCGTCGGAGGCGCGAATAAAGGCGTACGAAGGATCGGCAATCTGGCCCAATACGCGAATGCCGACGGCGAAGTCTACGTGAAAATGACAAACGCGGACCCTTCGAGAGGGTACGGTCCCGTTATGTACAGCTTCACGCTTAGTTACGAAGAGCGCATTGCGCCGTTTATCGTGCGCGCGAACGATACCTTGAACATCCAGCCTGGAGAGACGAAAGCCCTGGAGCTGGCCGTGACGAATCGCGATACGGCAGCGCATCAAGTGGCGATGTCGATTCTTCCGACCGTGAAGGATACCTTGTCTTTCGTTCCGGAATCGGCTGCAGAGGGAGACTACCTGGTCGAAAACGCGGGCTCGGCGATATCCGGAGGGGCGCGTTACGCAGATGGAACCAACTACTTCGTATACAAGATCCCCGTGCCGCAGGACCTGGGCAACCCTGTATTAAAATTGGCTTTGTCCAACCGGTTTGAGGTTTCCTTGTCCTCCGATGGAACGAATTGGAACGTTGTAGATTACGAACCGGACAGCGCCGTAGAGGGAAGCACGAACAACAGGGAGCGCAGCTATCCGGTCGGCGGCTATCAGGGCGATGTCGGATCCGTCTATGTCAAAATCGGCGATCATTATGGACGGGGCTGGGGCGGCATGCTCCACAGGCTGACGCTATCCGGCGATAGCGAACCGGAGCTGGCGATCGCTTTTCCGGACAATAACCTGGAGATTCAGCCGCATCAGACGCGAACGATTCGCGTCCAGGTCACGCCGAATACGGATATTGCCTCTTCTTCGCCGCAGCAGCCGATACGTCTGTCGGCAGGCGAGATCGGAGTCGATTACATGCTGCCGATCAATATCAACTTCGTTAAACCGGTCTATGCGGGCAATTGGGCGTCCTCGCCGATTACGGTAGACGGTGTCGTGAATGAAAGCGAATGGAGCGACGCGAAGGACATCGTCATTAATCAGCGCGACCCGGATCTGCTGCGCTATGGCGCGTTGTGGGGGAATACGGGGACCATAAACGCCAAGTATCGGCTGAAGTGGGACGACAAAAATCTGTACGTACTGGAGCAGCGGGAAGACAGCGAGTTCCTGTTTACCGAGACGGGCGCCAATATGTTCAGCTCGACGGCATCGATGCTCTTCCTTGATATCGACCGCAACAAGTCGGGGGCGGCCTACCGGTCGGGCGATTATGCAGTCCTGTTCACGGCCGGCGGACCGGATTCGCAGCCGCATGTCTTTATGAGGCAGGGAGAGGACGGAGGGGTGCAACAATATCCGTTAACCGATGCGGCTATTCAATCTACGATTGATCCGGAGGCGCACAAGTACGTGCTCGAGATGGCGATCCCGTGGGACGCTTTGCAAACGACGCCTTTCGTTCCGGACAATGACCGGCTCGTGGGGATGAGCATGCTCGCGACTCGCAAGCTCAGCGGCGACGTATGGGGACAGCTCATGTGGATGGGCAATGGCGACGACCAGGCGAATTGGGCCGATATGAAGCTGGTCGGCAAGCCTGCGCCGGAGATCCCGCCGACGGCGCCTGTAGTCGCAAGCAAACAACAAACGGTTACGGAAGCGGACCTAAAAAATGCAAAGGATGGCCTGATCAGCATTCAAGTGATGGAAAATAAGGAATCTGTGCTGCTCCCGACGAACATAGCCGACCTTATCGGTTCGAATCGTTTGCAAATCGCGCAAAACCATATGACGATCTCGTTCTCCAAGGCGCAGCTGCAAAGCATCCAGGGCGCCGCTACCGGCTCGCAGGCCAACGGCGCGCAGATCCGTATCTCGGCAGCCAATATTCCGGACGAGAAGGTTGCGACGATCGTTCAAGGTTTAAATAAGGGATCGGTTCATGTAGCTGCGGCCAGCGACGTCATTGATTTTCAGCTGAACGTCGTTGCCGGCGACGGCTCGGTCCTGCCGGTAACCGCCTTGGCGGAGCCGTTAACGCTCACGTTGAAGGTCAATCCGGATGCGAATCCGGGCTTGTTAGGCGCGTACGAAGTGGCTGCGGACGGAACGATGACGTATATCGGCGGAACATTAAGCAACGGCGTCATGGCTTTTAAAGTTGATCATGCAGCCCATTATGCGGTGCTGGCATATGATAAATCGTTTTCGGATGTGAGCGCGGGCTTCTGGGCCGGCGAAGCGATTAAAAATATGGTTGCCAAACATGTGATTGAAGGGGTTTCCGATACGCGGTTCGATCCGCAAGGCAACATCACGAGAGCGGAATTCGCGGCCATGATCGCGCGCGCATTGACGTTAAAGGCCGTAAATAACGCGACATTTAATGATGTCGACGCCGCGAAGTGGTATGCGGACAGCGTCGCCGCCGTATACGAGGCCGGCATCGTGCTTGGACGCAGCGCGGCGTTATTTGCGCCGAACGATACGATCACGCGCGAAGAGATGGCGGCGATCGCCATTCGCGCTTACGAATACCGGAAGGGAAAGGAGGGGGCAGTCGCAGCTGCGGATTCTTTTGCCGACATGGCTCAGATTAGCGTGTGGGCACAAAACGCAGCGCATAAAGCGCGGGAACTGGGCTTCCTTGACGGACGCGGAAATAACCGCTTCGCGCCCAAAGAAAAGCTGACCCGGGCGGAAGGCGCGCAGGTTTTGGCCAAAATGCTGGCTGGCCTCCAATCCTAA